Genomic segment of Geminocystis herdmanii PCC 6308:
TAAGAATTTTTCATAGCTATTCATGGTATTTGAAGAAGTAGATTTAGGTTTTTGATTAGAGATATTTGAGTATTCAATAATGGATAATAAATCATCACATTGACTATCATTAAGTTGATACACACTATCTGTAAAAATTCATTGATAGCAGTCTGTTTCAGGATGTTTTGAAGGGGGTAAAACTGATTGAGAACCGTTGTATCGTAGTTCTAATTGTTCACCCTTAATTTGTTCAATTTCACCATAGCTATAAATTTTTTTGTTTTTGAAATTCTCAAAATCTTTTAAGCGGTGATCAGGTATCTTAAATAGTTTTTGCTGTCTGTGAGATTTACCACTTGACCATGATAATGTCTCAATATCAATTAACCAATTGGCGGCGGCGGTTGCTATCTTAAAACTATTCTCTCCATCAAAGTCGATCGCCAATAACCCGTTACCCGTGACTAAACCATAACCCGTTGCAATTCCTTTTTTAATTCGATCGAAACAATAATCTAAAGTTTTGTGTTTAGTTGTCCATTGTTTTTCGTAAGCGTGTTTAGCATTATATTTTTCACTTTTTGTATATCCTACTGGTGTAAATGAAACTATATCTAAACCAAGACGTGAAAAAATTAACCGAAATTCAGCAAAATTTGGTACCATGATATTAAGTTGTTTATTAATTTTGGATAACTTAAGAGCGGTTCAAACTCTTATATTTAATTATATATTAAAACGAGAAAAGGGACTCGTCACAATCCCTTAACTTTTTTAGATATTGTATTTGCCCTTCATTGTAAGGGCTTTATTTTTGCCCAAAATTAGATTTATCATAAGAGTAAGAGAAAAACAATGAAGTATTAGAACTATTATATCAGCATAAAATACAAACTAACCAGTTTAAAGAAACTAACATTTTAAGCGATTAATTTTGTGCATTTTGACCAGTAATTTTGCTCATTTACTTAGCAAGTTGTCAATTAGTCCTCTGCTCAGGATATAGCGTTTCAGTTATCTACTTACTTAATTAAAAGTACCTTTTTTCCTAGTATTTATAAGGTTTTTAGTCAAACGCTATAGCATTTTGCAATCCTAAAATAGGATATAAACTTTATAACAACTTGTTAACTAATTTACTGGTAAATTTTACTAATTATTCAATGT
This window contains:
- a CDS encoding bifunctional DNA primase/polymerase produces the protein MVPNFAEFRLIFSRLGLDIVSFTPVGYTKSEKYNAKHAYEKQWTTKHKTLDYCFDRIKKGIATGYGLVTGNGLLAIDFDGENSFKIATAAANWLIDIETLSWSSGKSHRQQKLFKIPDHRLKDFENFKNKKIYSYGEIEQIKGEQLELRYNGSQSVLPPSKHPETDCYQ